Proteins encoded within one genomic window of Lampris incognitus isolate fLamInc1 chromosome 1, fLamInc1.hap2, whole genome shotgun sequence:
- the LOC130111223 gene encoding coiled-coil domain-containing protein 112-like, whose protein sequence is MSTFATARLAEKSRWGEGEFSTAPLFSGHHVEEKLAQQTATEFIKEADRMKQLIEKVEKEITLSVQSRKNRCWTDGFGELEEYEKLLREERNADKITIEKQLEKIHNGVRMFQRQLTDIKPSPKLIEKLKKIMSEVDISINTFKEDQCFSFEELLKEEKICCQQIVANEKKIEIWTLAVRSDLKMPTTTSVKVTKPTGRNLPPEVLALESFQQKTGGPYGGWDQYDHQVFLKAWIKHSGQPAYRREAKLYLPDKSLEEMVQHEQWYQELICLQDKKREAILRWKASRHQERQTRIESQEEVEEAENKEREAKTQARRHRDEEERKEAARHLEKWREKKKRKEEQEDEERLAKEMLQRRLAKEERRRQLEVKLTIEEQLRLRREEEVEQERKKREEELREMEKKSREAAVVIRQFHERDLHKVEVKLLEKQLEEQQETERQKRIAAKIKKKAESNISRDPSRLTQATKGWKERMKHIGPSGGGAALHMFHRAIPSWRQGL, encoded by the exons GGTGAAGGTGAATTCAGCACAGCTCCTCTCTTCAGTGGCCACCATGTGGAGGAGAAGCTGGCACAACAGACAGCGACTGAGTTTATCAAGGAAGCTGACAGAATGAAACAACT AATTGAAAAGGTGGAGAAAGAGATAACACTGAGTGTTCAGTCAAGAAAGAATCGCTGCTGGACAGATGGGTTTGGAGAACTGGAAGAATATGAGAAGTTGCTGCGGGAAGAGAGAAACGCTGATA AGATTACCATAGAGAAGCAGCTGGAGAAGATCCATAATGGAGTAAGGATGTTCCAGAGACAACTAACTGATATAAAGCCAAGCCCTAAGT TGATTGAGAAGCTCAAGAAAATAATGTCAGAGGTGGACATCTCAATTAATACCTTCAAAGAAGACCAGTGTTTTAG CTTTGAGGAGCTTTTGAAAGAGGAGAAGATATGCTGTCAGCAGATTGTTGCCAATGAAAAGAAGATTGAGATCTGGACCCTGGCTGTTAGATCAGACCTGAAAATGCCCACAACTACTTCAGTAAAG GTGACCAAACCCACAGGCAGGAATCTCCCTCCTGAAGTTCTGGCCCTGGAGTCTTTCCAGCAAAAGACAGGTGGTCCTTATGGGGGCTGGGACCAATATGACCACCAAGTCTTCCTGAAG gcatggatcaagcaCAGTGGTCAACCAGCCTACAGGAGAGAAGCCAAGCTGTATCTGCCAGATAAAAGCCTGGAGGAGATGGTGCAGCATGAACAATGGTATCAGGAGCTGATCTGCTTACAGGACAAGAAGAGAGAG GCCATTCTGCGGTGGAAAGCCAGCAGGCATCAAGAACGCCAGACCCGAATAGAGAGCCAGGAGGAGGTGGAAGAAGCAGAAAATAAGGAAAGGGAGGCCAAGACACAGGCCCGGAGACACAG ggatgaggaggagaggaaagaggcagCACGGCATCTGGAGAAGTGGAgggaaaagaagaagaggaaagaggAGCAAGAAGATGAAGAGAGGCTGGCTAAGGAGATGCTGCAAAGGAGACtggcaaag GAGGAGCGTCGTCGTCAGCTTGAAGTGAAGCTTACTATTGAGGAGCAGCTTCGactgagaagagaggaggaggtggaacaggagaggaagaagagagaggaggaactgagagagatggagaagaaaAGTAGAGAGGCAGCTGTGGTCATCAGACAGTTTCATGAAAGG GATCTCCACAAGGTGGAGGTAAAGCTCCTGGAGAAACAGCTCGAGGAGCaacaggagacagagagacagaagagaattGCTGCCAAGATCAAGAAGAAG GCGGAGAGCAACATCAGCCGAGACCCCTCCAGACTGACCCAAGCCACCAAAGGCTGGAAAGAGCGAATGAAACATATTGGGCCCTCTGGAGGGGGCGCTGCTCTGCACATGTTTCACAG AGCAATTCCCAGCTGGAGACAAGGCCTATGA